One window of the Bacteroidota bacterium genome contains the following:
- a CDS encoding glycosyltransferase family 39 protein: protein MTANTAFSVFREKYASDIRFWIVLFFIVRLFGITDPPLEIAHNWRQVTGDMVARNFYELDSNILYPRLDIGGEKTGITGTEFSVLNYLLYLLSLVFGFHDWFGRLINLFVSSLGVLYFYKLLKFKFDERFSFTASFILLTSMWFMFSRKTMPDTFSTSLVIIALYFAFDFFKTSKFKSAIFYFLLVTLGVLSKIPAIYLLMILCFPIFDKDVLLKNKLWISFFTGLMLVPVYWWYFLWVPYLVQEFGFEHYYMGTSFSNGFHEIASNIQPTLEKFYFDVFKFIGFAVFLIGFVLSIIKKEKSILLISGLCSLAFAVFMLKAGSNFYHHSYYIVPFVPIMCLFVAYAIGFVKNKTVYLLIISIIVVESIANQQHDFFIKKSEVYKLSLETIANSVSQPTDLIAINGGKNPQLMYFTHRKGWTLESEQLKSEIYLIDIVNKGCKYLFLDKHSASIGDVGIKIMYSKVFENEDFIVLSLRK from the coding sequence ATGACTGCCAATACAGCCTTTTCTGTTTTTAGAGAAAAATATGCGTCCGATATTCGCTTTTGGATCGTGCTATTTTTTATTGTTCGATTGTTTGGAATTACGGATCCGCCTTTGGAAATAGCACATAACTGGCGACAAGTGACAGGAGATATGGTCGCTAGAAATTTCTACGAATTGGATTCCAATATTTTATATCCGCGTTTAGATATTGGTGGAGAAAAAACGGGCATCACCGGAACAGAATTTTCGGTTCTAAACTACCTCTTGTATTTACTATCCCTTGTTTTTGGTTTTCACGATTGGTTTGGCAGATTAATCAATCTTTTTGTTTCTTCTCTTGGGGTTCTATATTTCTATAAGTTATTGAAATTTAAATTTGATGAAAGATTCTCTTTCACAGCATCCTTCATCCTTTTAACATCCATGTGGTTTATGTTTTCTCGCAAAACGATGCCGGATACATTTAGCACCTCGCTGGTAATTATTGCACTTTATTTTGCGTTCGATTTTTTCAAAACTTCTAAATTTAAAAGTGCTATTTTTTATTTTCTATTGGTTACGTTGGGTGTACTCAGTAAAATACCTGCCATTTATCTGTTAATGATTTTATGTTTTCCCATTTTTGACAAGGATGTTTTATTGAAGAATAAATTGTGGATTTCCTTTTTCACCGGATTAATGCTTGTTCCAGTGTATTGGTGGTATTTTTTGTGGGTTCCATATTTGGTTCAGGAGTTTGGTTTTGAACATTATTATATGGGAACTTCTTTTTCAAACGGGTTTCATGAAATCGCTTCAAACATTCAACCCACGTTGGAGAAATTTTATTTCGATGTATTTAAGTTCATTGGCTTTGCTGTTTTCCTCATCGGTTTTGTTCTTTCAATTATTAAAAAGGAAAAATCGATTTTGCTGATATCCGGATTGTGCAGCTTGGCTTTTGCCGTATTTATGCTGAAAGCAGGAAGCAATTTTTATCATCACAGCTATTACATCGTTCCTTTTGTTCCAATTATGTGTTTGTTTGTAGCCTATGCAATTGGTTTTGTTAAAAATAAAACAGTGTATTTGCTTATAATATCAATCATTGTTGTGGAGAGCATTGCCAATCAACAGCACGATTTTTTCATTAAAAAATCAGAAGTGTATAAATTGTCATTAGAAACGATTGCGAATAGCGTTTCACAGCCAACGGATTTGATTGCTATTAATGGTGGAAAGAACCCACAATTGATGTATTTTACGCATCGTAAAGGGTGGACATTGGAGTCAGAACAACTAAAATCAGAAATATACCTGATTGATATTGTAAACAAAGGTTGTAAATATTTGTTTTTGGATAAGCATTCTGCATCCATTGGTGATGTCGGTATTAAAATAATGTATTCTAAGGTTTTCGAAAATGAAGATTTTATTGTACTTTCACTAAGGAAATAA
- a CDS encoding RNA methyltransferase — MRKLSNQELERKSVEEFKSSSKTPVIIVLDNVRSLNNVGSVFRTADAFLVEAVYLCGITGTPPNKEIQKTALGATESVSWKYFKTTLDAVQELNDNKYIVYAIEQAESAIMLNNFLPSKKQKIAIIFGNEVKGVDQEVIDASTDVIEIPQLGTKHSLNISVSVGVVMWDLFLKLGR; from the coding sequence ATGAGAAAGTTATCCAATCAAGAACTTGAGCGTAAGTCGGTAGAAGAATTTAAGAGTTCCTCTAAAACGCCTGTTATTATTGTACTTGATAATGTTCGCAGTTTGAACAACGTGGGTTCGGTATTTCGTACAGCGGATGCTTTTTTGGTTGAAGCAGTATATTTATGCGGAATCACGGGTACACCTCCAAATAAAGAAATTCAAAAAACGGCTTTGGGTGCTACTGAAAGTGTATCCTGGAAGTATTTTAAAACAACCTTGGATGCTGTTCAAGAATTGAATGATAATAAATACATTGTGTATGCCATAGAGCAGGCAGAATCAGCCATTATGCTCAATAACTTTCTACCCAGCAAAAAGCAAAAAATTGCAATTATCTTTGGGAATGAGGTAAAGGGGGTTGATCAAGAAGTGATTGATGCTAGCACAGATGTAATTGAAATTCCCCAGTTAGGCACCAAGCACTCGTTAAATATTTCCGTGAGTGTTGGGGTAGTGATGTGGGATCTTTTCCTCAAATTAGGAAGATAA